The genomic region GTTACTGCGATATGTTCATAAATGGGAGAACAAGAAGTTGGATAAGGcagaggctgaagagaaTGCTGTGGCTACTGAGGATGGAAAGATCGACATGGCTGCAGCTACTGGAACTCAACGATCAGGGTTTAGGTACATTTACTAGATTGTTGTCTGATAGCTACTAGTTATTAAGACCATCACCCACAGCTCGAGATGCCTCTTTCGCTCAATGCGCCTTTTTACTGGTGGTCAGTGTCACAGCAAGCCTGCGATGACGTTACCTCAAAAGGATCCCCAGTAATGCTTATCATAGTCACCTTCCGGCTTCCACAGAGCAGCCGGCGTATAAACCGGAATGGGCACATCAGCTAATGCAATAGTCAGCGCATATACATATAAAGCTCATCAAGTAACTTACTTCCATAACCAGTGCTTGCCGCAGCCCACGTAGGGAATGATGGAGCTGCCCAGCCGGTAGGTGTAGCGGTTACAGTGTAAGTGCTGGTGTATGCGGTAGGTGCCTGGCCAGAAGAAAGCGACTTGATGCCGTTCGCCTGTCCATAAGAATTATCGCCGTGGCCGAAGATGTTGCTGATCTTGTTGACGACTGAGGATCCAGATTCAGTCCAGATGCTGAAGTCTTCGACTGTGACGTTGGTGGCGAATGATAGATCGTTGGCTACTAGGAAGAGAGGAGGTCTCTTGGAACCATCGGCGACAGATCCTGGAACATGATGGTCAGTCTTTGAAGTCTTCTTATCAACTTTGCACTTACCGGAGAAGTTCTTAAAGACTAGGTTACTCAAAGCTACAGCCCCTGTATCAGGCTCAAACGTGTTCTGCCAATACTGGTTGATATCAAGGCCGTAGAGAGATGCCTTGGATCGGAAGTTCTCAAAAGTGATATTGGTAACGTGACCAGAGCCTCCGGGGTAAGTCTTGATAAAAGCAATATTGTTTCCctggatgatgttgatattgCGTGCATGCTAGAAGAACTCAGTCAATACCGTCAAGCCTTATAGGTAGGGTTAACTTACGATATTGGCGATAGATGCTGACACGTTGAGACTGCCAATCGAGATGCCGGAACCAGCTTGGTTGCAAACCAAGTTCTCGATGAGAGCATGGTTGGAAGGGCTTTTCACCGACACACATTCGTCTCGGTTTGTCACCTGATATGATAAGTACATGATCCATGAGTTTAGCTGAAGCGCTTCTTACCTCGATATCGTGGATCCAATAATTTGTGCCAACCACGTCAACCCCATCATAAGAACCCAGGTTGGCCCCTCGGATGGTGAGGTGATATACCTCGAGGTTCtcagcaaagtcaaagacgATGTGAAACTTTGGGCTGTCAACGAGAATGAGGTCGTGAACAGAAGTGTTGATGGGTGAAATTATTCTGACAAGACGGGGACGGAAAGTACTTGATTGGATATAAGCATTTCGCAACTATCACTGTGCTGAAGGGGGAGACTTACTTTGCCAAGTTTCTGTAGATGTATCCCTGTCCCTGAATGGCACCCTTTCCATTCTGTGAGTAAAACTCAAAGTCGACAGCTGGTAACTTTGTTAACAAACAGAAGAGTGGAGTAGTAGACGATGTACGTACGATTTATAATGGTGAGTCCATTCTGCAAGAATTGCCCATCACCTTCACCATTGATAGTTGCGTTCAGCAGCTCAACTCCCGCAAAGCCCTGCAATACCAACTTACGATCAACAGTCCAGTTCCCACCATACGCCAAAGTGATAAGTCCATCGAGCTGAAACGCCCAATTTGTACCGTTTGACAGAACGACTGAGCGTTTGATCAGGTACTGTCCGTCTGGGACAATTAAACGGCTTCCAGCGTGTGGGAGGACGCAGGTCTTGAAGGTCTTCTCGATGGCGTCTGCTATATCAGTGGAGTTGTCGTTTACAGCGCCGTAGTCGAGAATGTTGCACTCATGGGTCTTTTGGGAGAGGGCTGTGAGGGGGCCGACGGGACCTGTGAGTTGGGCGGTTGCCAGGATGGCTGAGAATAAGCCTGTGATGAGAACGAATTTCATCTTGGAGGAACTTTACTTTGGATGGTGAAGTTGGAATTCTTCTTTGAACCTCAAAGTCTAGTCTGAAATATATACTCATACCAAGGCAGATTGTAAGTACTCATGCTCACTTCGATATCTACTCCCGCTGGTTCAGAATCTATCACTGATATCCATCATGAGCACGACATATGGCCTTCATCTTACATTTTCCCCTTTAGATTGGAATGATGTTGCCGTTGTTCCGGTCAGACCTACGGAGCATGGTCTATCGAGACGGTGACTTCACTCTTGCCATTGCACCTCGCAGCGTTCAATCGTGGGCAGTGCTGATACCATCTCGGACCATCGCTCCTTTCCGAGACTAGAACTTGTCGTCATTATACTAAGCTTTACTCCATCAAGTGCTAGAAACCCAGAGATTCCTTGTATGTACCGGTACAATGAGCAAGTAGGCCTATGCCTTGGGGGGTTCCTGAGAGTCGGATCCGAATCCCTACACTTCGGCCGTTCACAACCATGCTATATCCAGAAATAGCGCGGATGTCACAATCGCTTATATGTATCCTCATTGGTGCGCTTTTTCTGATGCCGTGGATGAGCCAATCTGACAGATGGGCACTAGGTTGTTTACACACTTGATCGACATGATTGAGGCTCAATTCTGGGTAGTTTCACGATGTGAGGATGATAAGCACGGATATTCGGCACCGTCTTGATTTCGGTTACATATCATCTATTGTTTGATTGCGTGGGATGCTGGGTTATATATTTCTTGCTGTATGGCGACATAGTCTCGTTCGTCACGCCATCGCCAACCTGGACCTCGACATGTACCTCCGCGCCCAAACCCTGAGCAGAAAAGACAAGTCAAGAATCTTAATATCATTTATTTTACACTTCTGGTATAGCATCACGAACCAACGCTCGGCTATTCATCTGCTCTTTTCGATATGACGGCAAAAAACGTCCTCCTGCTTGTCGCAGACGACCTAGGCAAACAACTAGGCTGCTACGGCCATCCCAATGCCAAAACTCCAAATATCGACAAACTTGCTTCCCATGGTGTAAGATTTGACAGAGCATTTGCAAGCACCGCTTCGTGCAGTGGAAGTCGCTCTACCATCTACACCGGACTGCATACCCACCAGAATGGGCAGTATGGTCTCAACAGTGGAAAGCATCATTTCATGACATTTGATCACATCGAGTCTGGTCCTGCCATCCTAGCTAAGAACGGTGTGAGAACTGGAATCATTGGCAAGATCCACGTTGGGCCTGAGGCTGTTTATCCATGGGAGTGGAGAGCTGAGAGTTTGACGAGAGATGTCTGGTGGTCTTCTCAGAAGGCTAAAGAATTCTTTGAAGCTTCCAAAGAGGATCAAAGGCCGTTTGTTTTGACGGTTGGATATCATGACCCGCATCGTGATCGAACGCGTGGTGGCTTTGGGAATGACGAGCCGGTTGACAGGCGTATTCAAAGCGTCAAGTATCGGCCTGAAGATATGGTCGTTCCCAAATTCTTGTCCAACACTCCTGGGGCAAGACAAGAGCTTTCCGAGTATCTGGAGGCCATTAGTCGCTTAGATCAAGGCATTGGTTTTATACTagaggagcttgagaacGCAGGCCTTGCGTCGAATACATTggtcatcttcatgagcGATAACGGGCCTCCGTTCATGAACTCAAAGACAACTTTATTCGACGCTGGTGTTCAGCTACCACTCATTGTTCGTCACCCAGGTTTCAGAGCCTCTTTCAACACAAACCTGGTGTCGTATGTGGACATTCTTCCAACGATCCTCGACTGGACACTTGGCCCAGCCGCGGAAGAGCCCAAGAAACAATTATCAGGTCGCTCGTTCCTGCAGATTCTTAATCAAGAAGAGTACCTTGATGCATGGGACCACGTGTTTGGCTCACACACGTTCCACGAGTCTACCAACTACTGGCCCACTCGCTTCATCCGGACACGGCGATACAAGTACCATCGCAACATCGCGTGGAGGCTCGATTTCCCATTTGCAAACGACATCTACGGATCGTTGACGTGGGAAGATATCCGCAACTCAGAAGACAGCCCCAAGAAGATTGGGCAGAGGAACTTGAAAGATTACTTCTTCCGCCCGGCTGAAGAGCTGTATGACTTGGAGCAAGACCCGCAGGAAGTTGTGAATCTAGCTAAAGACCCTAAGTATAAAGAGATTTTGCAGGAGTTGAGGGATAGGCTTGAGGATTGGCAAAGGAGGACGAATGACCCCTGGCTTTACCGGGATGGAGTCTCTGTGCTGTTGAATAAGCATCATCTTGATGCTGGTTTGGAAGTTCCTGATAAATGGGATCTTGATGTTGAGCATCCTGAAACAGAGGGAGTTGCAAAGTACAAGAATCTGCCGTTCGGTATAGCTGGGACACGAGATTGATCGCTAGAATACTGGGTATCTTTCTAGAGTTACAGAGAATACATTTTACTTGACTTCATGAATGAAAGCTGAGTGATATGTCGATTAGCCACCGTAAGGTCCTGGTTTGCTTTTAAAACGGTTGCAAACACCCAAAAGAATAGGCGTATTCTCTTCGCCTGTTACAGCCACGTAGTTCTTTTGGCATATAAACATTCACGATAAAAGTATTGATGAGATTACTCCTTCTGCTGCTCACACGCGGTATCAAAGTTCA from Fusarium oxysporum Fo47 chromosome III, complete sequence harbors:
- a CDS encoding alkaline-phosphatase-like protein, coding for MTAKNVLLLVADDLGKQLGCYGHPNAKTPNIDKLASHGVRFDRAFASTASCSGSRSTIYTGLHTHQNGQYGLNSGKHHFMTFDHIESGPAILAKNGVRTGIIGKIHVGPEAVYPWEWRAESLTRDVWWSSQKAKEFFEASKEDQRPFVLTVGYHDPHRDRTRGGFGNDEPVDRRIQSVKYRPEDMVVPKFLSNTPGARQELSEYLEAISRLDQGIGFILEELENAGLASNTLVIFMSDNGPPFMNSKTTLFDAGVQLPLIVRHPGFRASFNTNLVSYVDILPTILDWTLGPAAEEPKKQLSGRSFLQILNQEEYLDAWDHVFGSHTFHESTNYWPTRFIRTRRYKYHRNIAWRLDFPFANDIYGSLTWEDIRNSEDSPKKIGQRNLKDYFFRPAEELYDLEQDPQEVVNLAKDPKYKEILQELRDRLEDWQRRTNDPWLYRDGVSVLLNKHHLDAGLEVPDKWDLDVEHPETEGVAKYKNLPFGIAGTRD
- a CDS encoding pectin lyase fold/virulence factor, which translates into the protein MKFVLITGLFSAILATAQLTGPVGPLTALSQKTHECNILDYGAVNDNSTDIADAIEKTFKTCVLPHAGSRLIVPDGQYLIKRSVVLSNGTNWAFQLDGLITLAYGGNWTVDRDGQFLQNGLTIINPVDFEFYSQNGKGAIQGQGYIYRNLANTFRPRLVRIISPINTSVHDLILVDSPKFHIVFDFAENLEVYHLTIRGANLGSYDGVDVVGTNYWIHDIEVTNRDECVSVKSPSNHALIENLVCNQAGSGISIGSLNVSASIANIHARNINIIQGNNIAFIKTYPGGSGHVTNITFENFRSKASLYGLDINQYWQNTFEPDTGAVALSNLVFKNFSGSVADGSKRPPLFLVANDLSFATNVTVEDFSIWTESGSSVVNKISNIFGHGDNSYGQANGIKSLSSGQAPTAYTSTYTVTATPTGWAAPSFPTWAAASTGYGTDVPIPVYTPAALWKPEGDYDKHYWGSF